Proteins encoded in a region of the Roseateles sp. SL47 genome:
- a CDS encoding CesT family type III secretion system chaperone: MTDYERLIQDFCAMAGLPDAASVASGSPIEVDGITCSITASRQRPMDALVLYTEFGSVPAGREVAVFEELLSQNYIGAPDAGVSFGYSGVARHVVCMQQLRTADVNAQRLADMLHHIAEKAHEWRRTYFLKAAEPTRAVASHAVSGGTRALLNAARGSLGRPN, from the coding sequence ATGACCGACTATGAACGTTTGATTCAGGATTTCTGCGCCATGGCGGGGCTGCCGGACGCAGCGTCGGTGGCCAGCGGCTCCCCCATCGAGGTCGACGGCATCACCTGTTCCATCACCGCCAGCCGGCAGCGTCCGATGGATGCGCTGGTGCTGTATACGGAATTCGGCAGCGTGCCGGCCGGCCGCGAGGTTGCGGTGTTTGAGGAGCTGCTATCGCAGAACTACATCGGCGCGCCGGACGCGGGGGTGAGCTTCGGCTACTCCGGCGTGGCCCGCCACGTCGTGTGCATGCAGCAATTGCGCACCGCCGATGTGAATGCGCAGCGCCTGGCGGACATGCTGCACCATATCGCCGAGAAGGCGCATGAGTGGCGTCGCACCTATTTCCTGAAGGCTGCAGAGCCGACACGCGCGGTGGCTTCGCATGCCGTCTCCGGAGGCACCCGCGCGCTGCTCAATGCCGCTCGGGGCAGCCTGGGCCGGCCGAACTGA